The sequence ACTCTTCTATGTGACCTCAACCTAATAATTCTCACGTTGGTACCCTTGAAACCTTGGATGGACATAGTAATGTAGAAGAAACGTCCGAGAAATAATTGAAGAGTTAGGAAAGTTAAGAGGATGAAATCATATGTTGGAGAATGGATGGAAGAATTTTAGAACCTGCGAATGAAGACAAGGATAAACACCAGACAAAGATAAGAAACAAGTGAGGTTTACACTTCACATCACTGCATGAAGAGAGAGCACCAGTCGATAAACAAGAAATCGGTTAAAAATCATCAATCACAAGTCTCTGTCTCAGTTGTATTCTTCCTTTAataatttggttttcataattaggtctttcttgttttttcttttgttgttttgcttccctcTACATAATGCAGGATTCTCCAATACAGTAGTGAAGCTTGTATGATAGTAAAGATATTCCAAACAAGCATAAAATATGGTTGCCAATACAAGTAGCGGGACAATCTGTTCATTGTACGGGGTATTCAGGACAATCGGTGCACCGACCCGTATAACTTCTCCTGATGAAACTCGGCTTGAATCTAAAACTAGGACAGTTTCTTTaccaataagaaaatccttaaccagaGCCAGCTCAGGCCTTAAGGGCTTAAAACTAACAATCTCGCTTTCATTGATTGCAAATTAACAGCCAAACTGAAGCATAAATCTGGATGTAGTAGTGTGTGTTGTGCACCTAAGTACTGGCACTGGTGTGAAGTAATTTAGCAACTGGATTAATAACAGGTGATGTAAACCTGCTACATAGTGAAGAAATGAGTAGGTCATATGGGTTACAATGAGCAGCAACCTGCAATCTAAAAACACTGATGATGGGCAGAAATGTACTTTTATAACTTGATGCGATCTTTAGTACAACAGATTATTCTTAAATAGTTGTCGTCACAGTAACATATTATTCCAACAGGGAGACATGAATTCATTTACATTCCACAATCCAACCCCTTTAACACAAATACTCAAGTCATCTCGAGTATATATAAACTTACATATGGTCCCTACCTAGAACAGCTCAAAAACTCGCGTCGTCGGTGAATGGCCGCCTCAGGAAATACCTCAGGCTATTTGAAATAACCTGTAAAGGTTTGGTACATTACATAAATCATTTTTCGCTAGACCTCAAATATTAAATTTTCGACATATAGAGAATGCATGGATGCATAGTAGTTCTTTACCTGCTGGAGAGGTTTGATGATGGCTTTATCCCGATAACTAACATGAAATTTTGCTTTGGCCAACAGCCCCTACCATTTAAAACGCTAATCAGTTAGTGTTTTTTCTATGCAGAAATTTACTTCAGACAAGAAAGTGTATTAATACTCTGATCCTGCTAAGAAGTAGTACCTCGGTATCAAACTCTCCTGACTGAACTGAAACGTTTATGTCAGTGATGATCTTCACGAGATCCACCAGTAATCCAGGGCGATCGGCAGACTCAACATAAAGCAAGCTACAAGCAGAAGATAGAACAAATTTGAGTTATTAGAACAACCTTGTTGTCCAGAGTTTGAATGTTTAGAATTGATAAGCTTTTGTTTTGGGCCTATTTTAAGAGTTTGTAGCTTCAATGTCGCTTGCTTCTGGCAAGTTTATCTGCTTTTGTGGGGCAGATTTCGCAGGTGGAGTAAACATAATCATAATAAAACTAGCCAAGTAAGAGAAAACCAGGGCGTGCATACCTGCGATCGGGACCATCGTCGTATATGTTTACATGGGTTGCAATATCCAcatcaatctgaatagacaaatcaggatcaggaaaaagaaagaaaaaaaactgctTCCACACAAACCTTTCATCTTAAAGAGCCATTTCTGTATTTCATTGAAATATTACAAAGCGATATTGCAACAGAAATGAAATCGTTGTGATACCTCTTGCTTTGGTGGTTCAATTCCAAAAGCTACTCCCATTGCTAACTGAGCACTTGATTCCTAAACCACCAAAACCCAACTAagtcaagaagttgtgaaacagGCTCTCAAAATGTTTTGCGATGGAAAGAGAAGATATTACAGAATGAACAAATAAAAATTACCGGGTGATACTCCAGCAAATTGTTTATTATCGTCAAACGTATAGCTTCTAATAACTCTGGTTCCTCAACTTTTCTGCCAGTATCACTGCAGAAAAAGCACACATCAACAACCAGAACAATATGCAGTGAAGAAAGAAGTCCAAATCAATTTCAGATAAGAGAAACCTAGATTAACATTCAAAATCAGAATGTCATGTCACTGAGGATCTCAGGAAACTTGTACTGACTGTAAACAGTTATTCCATTTACATCTTTACAATCTCTAAGTCGAATGGAACTTTAAAGGCTGCAACTCTTCCGATCTGCTCAAAATGCAATGGAGGGGGGACAATGCAGGTGGTTGTACGAGCATCACAAATCCaaatatatgaaatataaattacaaCATGGCAACATATTATAGGGATATGTCGAAGCGTTTGAAACATATCTAATATGCAGATTCAGGAAGGTCCTCGTGAATAAGAAATATGAAACTAGACAGGAGCATATATTCCAAGCAGCTAGTTTCTCATAAGAAACCTGAATCATATTACAGTATTACTAACCATATTAGCACAGAAAATAGATTCTGTGAATATCCACAAGGTCTTAAATTACAAGTTAAAAACCATATACTATATAACCGCAATCTCAAGCTAAAATTTTCTGATCCGCAACCGATGTATATCTTCAACAACTCAACAATTAAGAAAGTAAACACGGAAGACTTAAATTATTATATTGGTACAGCACAAAAAAACTCACGCTTTAGTAATACAAAATGTGTTGTGCTTCCCAGAAGAGTCCAAGAAGACATTCGCCTTAACAACATTAAGTCCAAGATTTTTAAGGGAATTCATCTGCAAGCAAAAATTATGGGCATTAGGTTACAACAAATGTTTTGTTAACATAATATTAAGTACCTATATGACGTACATTCAGTCATTCAAATTATATTGGTTACATCCAAGTTTATCAGTGCAAACTGCTTGATAAACTAGCAGTCCAGTGTTTCGCTTGCCAAGGCTAAGAGCAGTTCAGTCGAGATCTGCTCTAAGATTATGCCAAAAATGGCATGCACTATTTATGGGAGCCAAATACAATGCAGGAAGGTTAACATACGTGCCCATGGAAAATTAAATGAACTCTAGTCAAAGGGTAAATCCatttaaccttcccgaccaaaaAATGTTCTTAGGCGGTTGAAGTTGAGTCAGAAAATGGTGCAACTCCACCTCAACAAATATCATACAAGATCGAATTAGGAAAAGAGATTGAACACATCTCTTGGAGTTGTTATATGGGTATATGGACTAATCATATGGGGGACACGCTGATAATTTAGAACAATAAAACCAATTCATTTTACATGGTTAACTCATATAAGTACACTAACATACAATCAAGGAAACACGCAGTAATATACCGTATCGAGGAGAGCTCCAAGGCGATCACCGAAAGTTATCTCCACAACAGTTGCATTTGGATCTGAATCCTGATCAATTATTACTTTGGGAGTAGGAACTGTGTCAGTCCCGCTAGAACTTCCATCCTGTTATACCCAAATATTCTAAGTACTTCATCACCCGCAAAATATTAAGCACGTAAATATTACTAACCATATCTGAAATATAACTTCACAATACCTCTACAGAAGCTGTAGATGAAGCTCGTGGGACTTTCACAGCTACAGAAGATGACAATCTGAAAAAGCCCAACCACATAACTAACACAGAAATAACGGCAAGCTtaaattatgaacaagaaaataaCTGGAACTGAATACCATGGGAAAGAATATCAGCTAGTGTTCGGTCAAATAAAGGA comes from Papaver somniferum cultivar HN1 chromosome 7, ASM357369v1, whole genome shotgun sequence and encodes:
- the LOC113299242 gene encoding ACT domain-containing protein DS12, chloroplastic-like gives rise to the protein MAVAIAAGTTVRVCSGLKIVENHLQNHNGFTKKFLISDVQRCQIFPKGRLSSSVAVKVPRASSTASVEDGSSSGTDTVPTPKVIIDQDSDPNATVVEITFGDRLGALLDTMNSLKNLGLNVVKANVFLDSSGKHNTFCITKADTGRKVEEPELLEAIRLTIINNLLEYHPESSAQLAMGVAFGIEPPKQEIDVDIATHVNIYDDGPDRSLLYVESADRPGLLVDLVKIITDINVSVQSGEFDTEGLLAKAKFHVSYRDKAIIKPLQQVISNSLRYFLRRPFTDDASF